One window of Pseudomonas sp. ML2-2023-3 genomic DNA carries:
- a CDS encoding methyltransferase domain-containing protein produces MSDRHFDQLATRFAEKIYGGAKGAIRLAVLQADLEESLPKRPLRVLDIGAGLGHMSLWLAQQGHDVTLAEPAAPMLEGARQRFAEAGQTGTFIQAPWQELLGQLTKPYDLVLCHAVLEWLAEPHAILPVLHQLTARDGWLSLAFYNRDALIYRNLLKGHFRKMRKNDMAGEKQSLTPQQPLDPRELATALEGLWQVQTQSGVRVFHDYMPVEFQARAELEALVEMELAHRRHPAFAGLGRYLHWVCRPV; encoded by the coding sequence ATGAGTGACCGTCACTTCGATCAACTGGCCACCCGTTTCGCCGAGAAAATCTACGGCGGCGCCAAGGGTGCCATTCGTCTGGCCGTGCTTCAGGCCGACCTTGAAGAATCACTGCCAAAACGCCCGTTACGTGTACTGGATATCGGTGCAGGCCTGGGTCATATGTCGTTGTGGCTGGCCCAGCAAGGTCATGATGTGACCCTGGCCGAACCGGCCGCGCCAATGCTTGAAGGCGCCCGCCAGCGTTTTGCCGAAGCAGGCCAGACCGGTACCTTTATCCAGGCGCCGTGGCAAGAGCTGCTGGGGCAACTCACCAAGCCCTACGATCTGGTGCTGTGTCACGCCGTACTGGAATGGCTGGCGGAACCCCACGCGATCCTGCCGGTGCTGCATCAGCTGACCGCCAGGGACGGCTGGTTGTCCCTGGCGTTCTACAACCGCGACGCGTTGATCTATCGCAACCTGCTCAAGGGCCACTTCCGCAAAATGCGCAAGAACGACATGGCCGGCGAAAAACAGAGCCTGACCCCTCAACAACCACTCGACCCTCGAGAACTGGCCACGGCACTCGAAGGCCTGTGGCAGGTCCAAACCCAAAGCGGTGTGCGTGTGTTTCACGACTACATGCCCGTTGAGTTCCAGGCACGAGCCGAGCTTGAGGCGCTGGTTGAAATGGAACTGGCCCATCGTCGCCATCCAGCCTTTGCCGGGCTTGGACGTTATCTGCATTGGGTGTGCCGCCCGGTTTGA
- a CDS encoding DUF4136 domain-containing protein → MYRRVALVVLSLGLGACQSPNPYTPSALPMPPAPAQAANSLDLSAYPAPPRDYGRYQSWAWLNGRLPVGTAWADSAQIAEAVNNALDQRGLRPAQPNRPADLWVSADLHTEKRLRQVQDDYGYGAGYGSGYGRYGSQYGMYNSVPVVRTYEVEVMVVRLNLYDGKTGQPVWSSSAETSSKGSLGERSDALRESLNKAVQAYPPH, encoded by the coding sequence ATGTATCGCCGCGTTGCCTTAGTCGTTTTAAGCCTGGGGCTGGGCGCTTGCCAAAGCCCCAACCCTTACACCCCGAGCGCCCTGCCCATGCCGCCAGCCCCGGCACAAGCGGCCAATAGCCTGGATTTGAGCGCCTATCCGGCACCGCCTCGCGATTACGGGCGCTACCAGAGTTGGGCCTGGCTCAATGGTCGCCTGCCGGTCGGGACCGCGTGGGCCGACTCTGCCCAGATCGCCGAAGCGGTGAACAATGCACTGGACCAGCGGGGCTTGCGCCCGGCGCAGCCCAACCGTCCAGCGGATCTGTGGGTCAGTGCCGACTTGCACACCGAAAAACGCTTGCGTCAGGTTCAGGACGACTATGGTTACGGAGCGGGCTACGGCAGCGGCTATGGCCGTTACGGCAGCCAGTACGGGATGTACAACTCTGTGCCCGTGGTGCGTACCTACGAAGTTGAGGTCATGGTGGTACGACTCAATCTGTATGACGGCAAAACCGGTCAACCGGTGTGGAGTTCCAGTGCAGAAACCAGCAGTAAAGGCAGCCTGGGCGAACGCAGTGATGCTCTGCGCGAATCACTGAACAAGGCAGTACAGGCTTATCCTCCCCATTAA
- a CDS encoding DUF4136 domain-containing protein, translating into MLRRLALLGIALLLSACETMQVSSDYNPAVDFAKFQSWAWKDPAVQYHPNNPMLRSSLTEQRIVQAISGQLDQRGLRPVAAGSKPDLLVQAWLIVANRQEQVVTNYGYGGPWGGPWGGYWGGPWEGYWGPPMYNEVRNVVYQVGTLQIDLIDAKDGKLVWRGSAEKVVDTSPTPAERSAAIQEAVTKILSAYPPK; encoded by the coding sequence ATGCTACGTCGCCTGGCATTACTGGGCATCGCCCTGCTGCTCAGCGCTTGCGAAACCATGCAGGTCAGCAGCGATTACAACCCTGCGGTCGATTTCGCCAAGTTCCAGTCCTGGGCCTGGAAAGACCCTGCTGTGCAATATCACCCCAATAACCCGATGCTGCGAAGCAGCCTGACCGAGCAACGGATCGTTCAGGCCATCAGTGGCCAGCTGGACCAACGGGGTCTGCGCCCAGTTGCGGCAGGCAGCAAGCCGGACTTGCTCGTGCAAGCCTGGTTGATCGTTGCCAACCGCCAGGAGCAGGTCGTGACCAACTACGGCTACGGCGGCCCTTGGGGCGGACCGTGGGGGGGTTACTGGGGTGGCCCGTGGGAAGGTTACTGGGGCCCACCGATGTATAACGAAGTACGCAACGTGGTCTATCAGGTTGGCACGCTGCAAATCGACCTGATCGATGCCAAGGACGGGAAACTGGTGTGGCGCGGCAGTGCTGAAAAAGTCGTCGACACCAGCCCTACTCCGGCTGAACGCAGCGCGGCAATTCAGGAGGCGGTCACTAAAATCTTGAGCGCCTATCCACCGAAGTAA
- a CDS encoding pilus assembly protein TadG-related protein — translation MSPQLRGIGFTGPQQQRGAIGLMAAVTLGMVLLFMLLVVDSGRLYLEQRKLQRVADMAALEVVSRGGNCKLGTAKDYSEESAKRNGFTSAGVQSVTPTCGTLTTNEKKIRVFQPSIDNSGDVIQVVAKTTVPTSVAGGFWSALSKGTFEFNTKLQATAVGAKSGSPLAQLTIRNKTLALSDSKSKILSSLFKGLLGGSVDISILGWDGIANTNIKLLSFLDRLKLDLDLKAGGYDEVLSSKISIGQLIDSTIHILDPSDTLSTTAKITTLKEIKANAGATKVILGDLLKVQGSNASSALNIDMNLLDLISGYVQLASKNQAIVASFPIDLSLTKITATVQVIQPPQLSAIGNPALAAKETKDGEHRIYVRTAQVRTLVSVELPALKNVQALVDAVTTLGSSLVDTLKKLLDLDIVGALGCALGAKCTNPSLLLLSDKIDIYIDAPSAESYVTAYSCSSESSKTLTATTNTSIVDIKFGTIDKNQIFPSSTTAPLSITVKPLSVIDIGLITCSKPAFSEKKCDPRVPLVGGGIGISLDTSVGSNLKQTHTFGPDKLLGISLPPLYYQYSTNGIVKSLSNTLDGINVHIYQPLQGNVLWTLIGGLDGLLSTVKPLLLEAINKVLSPVLDRIIDTLLLGLGVDLNQVDVGANLSCNQGGRAQLVL, via the coding sequence ATGTCTCCCCAACTACGCGGTATTGGTTTTACGGGCCCACAGCAACAGCGTGGCGCAATCGGCTTGATGGCTGCCGTGACCCTCGGCATGGTGCTGTTGTTTATGCTGCTGGTGGTCGACAGCGGGCGTTTGTACCTGGAGCAGCGAAAATTGCAGCGGGTGGCGGATATGGCTGCGCTGGAGGTGGTTAGTCGGGGAGGCAATTGTAAACTCGGAACTGCCAAGGACTACTCAGAAGAGAGCGCCAAACGCAACGGCTTTACGTCCGCCGGGGTACAAAGTGTAACTCCAACGTGCGGGACCCTGACTACAAACGAGAAGAAAATACGTGTCTTCCAGCCGAGCATCGACAACTCCGGCGATGTTATCCAGGTTGTCGCCAAGACCACCGTGCCTACCAGCGTGGCCGGGGGATTTTGGAGTGCGTTGTCTAAAGGTACGTTTGAGTTTAATACTAAATTACAGGCGACTGCGGTGGGGGCCAAATCTGGCTCACCGCTGGCTCAGTTGACTATTCGGAACAAAACATTGGCATTAAGCGACTCCAAATCTAAAATCCTAAGTTCTTTATTCAAAGGTTTACTCGGCGGAAGTGTTGACATCAGCATTCTCGGATGGGATGGAATTGCAAACACCAACATCAAATTACTATCATTCTTAGACAGGCTAAAACTTGACCTCGACCTCAAAGCTGGCGGTTACGATGAAGTTCTAAGCTCAAAGATCAGCATTGGACAACTCATAGATAGCACTATACATATACTTGATCCAAGCGACACCCTCAGCACAACCGCAAAAATAACAACCCTCAAGGAGATCAAAGCAAATGCCGGCGCAACAAAAGTAATTCTCGGAGACCTTTTAAAAGTCCAAGGCAGCAACGCAAGCTCAGCATTGAATATAGACATGAACCTATTGGACCTGATAAGCGGATACGTACAACTAGCCAGTAAAAACCAGGCAATTGTAGCAAGCTTCCCCATTGACCTGTCACTTACCAAAATAACAGCCACCGTACAAGTCATACAACCCCCACAACTATCAGCCATCGGAAACCCGGCACTGGCGGCAAAAGAAACAAAAGATGGAGAACATCGAATTTATGTAAGAACAGCACAAGTCCGAACGTTAGTATCTGTCGAATTACCTGCATTGAAAAATGTACAAGCCTTAGTTGATGCAGTCACAACACTAGGATCTTCCCTGGTTGACACACTAAAAAAACTCTTAGACCTCGACATTGTTGGGGCACTTGGCTGTGCGCTCGGTGCAAAATGCACGAACCCATCACTACTGCTACTTAGCGACAAAATTGATATTTACATAGATGCTCCCAGCGCAGAAAGTTATGTCACTGCTTACAGCTGCTCTAGTGAGTCAAGCAAAACCTTAACAGCCACAACCAATACATCAATCGTGGACATAAAGTTTGGCACCATCGATAAAAATCAAATTTTCCCCAGCAGCACCACCGCACCTTTATCCATCACTGTCAAGCCTCTCTCCGTGATTGATATCGGCTTAATAACCTGTTCAAAACCTGCATTTTCTGAAAAAAAGTGTGACCCTCGAGTCCCTTTGGTGGGAGGAGGCATAGGCATTAGTTTAGACACTAGCGTTGGATCAAACCTAAAACAAACTCACACGTTTGGCCCGGACAAGCTACTAGGCATTTCCCTCCCCCCTCTCTATTATCAATACAGTACTAATGGAATAGTAAAAAGCTTGAGTAACACTCTAGACGGGATAAACGTACATATTTACCAGCCATTACAAGGAAATGTCCTCTGGACACTAATTGGCGGTTTGGATGGGTTGCTTTCGACTGTCAAACCGCTTCTGCTCGAGGCTATTAACAAAGTACTTAGCCCTGTACTTGATCGTATCATTGACACATTGCTTCTAGGATTAGGGGTCGACTTAAACCAAGTCGACGTCGGCGCCAACCTCTCCTGCAACCAAGGCGGTCGCGCCCAGCTGGTGCTCTAA
- a CDS encoding ATP-binding protein, whose amino-acid sequence MKSSEGLFGRLLGRTDERLPESNDPQLHNHAGIQLMLDQHGYVTDIHGLQRYGLARSSGDGAPRLLLSYMVPGSTLALEGVPADWVGHSLDLDFQCAGLRVVHTRGWVQPQGDGWLLQLLDISDLRLGSEQARNRERCTQLTLSLGEQLRQCSVQRLPEVMHEALRSVAQHGRVPCMALAVRDDGQSSWYMHSTYHSFDAPQLWLPEQSLGSLLDPLGGNSPQRVERDGNPRLNDLFGNADGVLVPYSDQQGLCAWLMLGFYPASLHGPQMSESDWMQVCAALAAPLLDRLREQQHLQQRERMEALQGLLGTGWWEWSITNELMQLAPQLAANLTEAIEPQSMTRDTWLALFHPADRDELCGRFNELLEHGKELLLFARVHQPQSTQPAQWYRVQGQMLGTGTRRRIVGFMLDVSDIKNQQQQVAAAHARLDNLIASSPAVIYVQRYVEGALLPAFFSDSLKPLLGWTLEECTSATLIEWVHPDDREHYFERTRQLLREGSTRRRYRLRDRGGDYHWLLDEAKLLRDDLGLPVEVVGLWLDITEATEAAERVKSSEERYRILVEDSPAMICRYLPDLTLTFGNQPLASYLECTTEQLPGINLSSWLSDEQREAFVQRIAGLTPQSPVSSAEISLQLPGREYAWWVWSDRGIFDEQGNLLEVQAVGRDNTEVRRSQQQLTHSAKMATLGEMATGLAHEINQPLNVMRMAVANVLKRLSNGDAQIEYLQEKLARIDGQVQRAARVVDHLRVFGRRSEIEQQVFNPSQAMEGSVALLSEGLRGKGVELRSEGQVCDVQVRGHVDQLEQVLINLMVNARDALMSKRETDRDFEPWIALSIESDAQHVCLRVDDNAGGIDPRLLERIFEPFFTTKPIGLGTGLGLSVSYGIIDNMGGRLSVSNTGHGARFCVELPVVEVQE is encoded by the coding sequence TTGAAAAGCAGTGAAGGGCTGTTCGGGCGTTTGTTGGGACGGACCGACGAGCGCTTGCCTGAATCCAATGATCCGCAATTGCACAATCATGCGGGCATCCAATTGATGCTCGATCAACACGGGTACGTGACCGACATTCACGGTCTGCAGCGTTATGGCCTGGCGCGCTCAAGCGGCGACGGCGCACCGCGCCTGCTGCTGAGCTACATGGTGCCGGGCAGCACGCTGGCGCTCGAAGGCGTGCCGGCAGACTGGGTGGGCCACAGCCTCGACCTGGACTTTCAATGCGCCGGGCTGCGCGTGGTGCATACCCGAGGTTGGGTTCAGCCCCAGGGTGATGGCTGGCTTTTACAGCTGCTGGATATCAGTGACTTGCGCCTTGGCAGCGAGCAGGCGCGCAACCGTGAGCGCTGCACGCAACTGACCCTTAGCCTGGGCGAGCAATTGCGTCAGTGCAGTGTGCAGCGCCTGCCGGAAGTGATGCACGAAGCGCTGCGCAGCGTGGCCCAGCATGGTCGTGTGCCTTGCATGGCGCTGGCCGTGCGCGATGATGGGCAGTCCTCCTGGTATATGCACAGCACGTATCACTCGTTTGATGCGCCGCAACTCTGGTTGCCAGAGCAAAGCCTGGGCAGCCTGCTCGACCCGTTGGGCGGCAACTCGCCCCAGCGTGTCGAGCGCGACGGCAACCCGCGGCTGAACGATTTATTTGGCAATGCCGACGGTGTACTGGTGCCGTACAGCGACCAACAAGGCTTGTGTGCCTGGTTGATGCTGGGGTTTTATCCCGCGTCCCTGCATGGGCCGCAGATGAGTGAAAGCGACTGGATGCAGGTGTGCGCGGCATTGGCCGCCCCCCTGCTGGATCGCTTGCGCGAGCAACAGCACCTGCAGCAGCGAGAGCGCATGGAAGCCCTTCAAGGCTTGCTGGGCACGGGTTGGTGGGAGTGGTCGATCACTAACGAATTGATGCAACTGGCCCCCCAACTGGCCGCCAACCTGACAGAGGCCATCGAACCGCAGTCAATGACCCGAGATACCTGGCTGGCGCTGTTTCATCCTGCAGATCGGGATGAGCTCTGCGGCCGTTTTAATGAATTGCTGGAGCATGGCAAGGAGTTGTTGCTGTTTGCGCGGGTGCATCAGCCCCAAAGCACCCAACCTGCCCAGTGGTATCGAGTTCAGGGCCAGATGCTGGGGACCGGCACCCGGCGGCGCATCGTGGGTTTTATGCTGGATGTCAGCGACATCAAGAATCAACAGCAGCAAGTTGCAGCCGCCCATGCGCGGCTGGACAACCTTATCGCCAGTTCGCCTGCGGTGATTTACGTGCAGCGTTATGTCGAAGGCGCTCTGTTGCCTGCGTTTTTCAGTGACAGCCTCAAGCCCTTGCTGGGCTGGACGCTGGAGGAGTGCACGAGCGCGACCTTGATCGAGTGGGTCCACCCCGATGATCGGGAGCACTATTTTGAACGCACCCGCCAGTTGCTGCGCGAAGGCAGCACCCGACGTCGCTATCGTCTTCGCGACCGAGGCGGTGATTACCACTGGCTGCTGGATGAAGCCAAGTTGCTACGTGACGACCTGGGCTTGCCGGTTGAAGTCGTCGGGTTGTGGCTGGACATCACCGAGGCCACCGAAGCGGCCGAGCGGGTCAAGAGCAGCGAAGAACGCTATCGAATCCTGGTCGAAGATTCACCCGCCATGATCTGCCGTTACCTGCCCGACCTGACCCTGACCTTTGGCAACCAGCCTCTGGCCAGCTACCTGGAGTGCACGACCGAGCAGTTGCCGGGCATCAACCTGAGCAGTTGGCTGTCCGACGAACAGCGTGAAGCCTTTGTGCAGCGTATTGCGGGTTTGACTCCACAGTCTCCGGTAAGCTCCGCTGAAATCAGCCTGCAACTGCCTGGTCGCGAATATGCCTGGTGGGTGTGGTCGGACCGGGGGATTTTCGACGAACAGGGCAACTTGCTGGAAGTACAAGCCGTTGGCCGCGACAACACCGAGGTGCGTCGCTCACAGCAGCAACTGACCCACAGTGCGAAAATGGCCACCCTTGGTGAAATGGCCACGGGGCTGGCCCACGAAATCAACCAGCCGTTGAACGTCATGCGCATGGCCGTGGCGAACGTCCTCAAGCGTCTGAGCAACGGCGATGCACAGATCGAGTACCTGCAGGAAAAGCTTGCCCGTATCGACGGGCAAGTCCAGCGTGCGGCGCGGGTGGTAGACCACTTGCGGGTGTTTGGTCGTCGCTCGGAAATCGAACAGCAAGTGTTCAACCCTTCACAGGCGATGGAAGGCTCCGTGGCCTTGCTTAGCGAAGGCCTGCGCGGTAAAGGCGTGGAATTGCGCAGTGAAGGCCAGGTGTGTGACGTGCAGGTGCGTGGCCATGTCGACCAGCTTGAGCAAGTGCTGATCAACCTGATGGTCAATGCCCGTGATGCGCTGATGAGCAAGCGAGAAACCGATCGCGACTTTGAGCCCTGGATTGCCCTGAGTATCGAGTCCGATGCACAGCATGTGTGCCTGAGAGTGGACGACAACGCAGGCGGTATTGACCCGCGTCTGCTGGAGCGGATCTTCGAACCTTTCTTCACTACCAAGCCGATTGGCCTTGGCACGGGTCTGGGATTGTCCGTGAGCTACGGCATCATCGACAACATGGGCGGGCGGTTGAGCGTCAGCAACACCGGGCACGGCGCCCGGTTTTGCGTGGAGTTGCCGGTGGTTGAAGTGCAGGAGTGA
- a CDS encoding TadE/TadG family type IV pilus assembly protein: protein MKTRLPKKQKGAAAIEFALVFVIFFAVLYGVVSYSLPLLLVQSFNNATAEAARRGMAVDPETKADYAGTVKKVTEEVLEQKLGWVRKIVKTGLDPDGGYDTSTREIYATVNLDTNALKSIMPVLNLGVITVPDLPEYLTAESRIQVENFEKQ from the coding sequence ATGAAAACAAGGCTTCCCAAAAAGCAGAAAGGCGCCGCGGCGATTGAGTTCGCGCTGGTGTTTGTGATTTTTTTTGCAGTGCTCTATGGCGTTGTCAGCTACAGCTTGCCGCTTTTGTTGGTGCAATCATTCAATAATGCGACGGCAGAGGCTGCGCGTCGCGGTATGGCGGTCGATCCTGAGACGAAGGCAGACTATGCGGGTACTGTAAAAAAAGTGACCGAGGAGGTGTTGGAGCAAAAGTTGGGTTGGGTGAGAAAGATTGTGAAAACTGGTCTGGATCCTGACGGTGGTTACGACACTTCAACCCGAGAGATTTATGCCACGGTCAATCTTGATACCAATGCGTTGAAAAGCATCATGCCAGTACTCAATCTGGGTGTAATCACGGTGCCTGATTTACCAGAGTACTTGACCGCAGAGTCGAGAATTCAGGTTGAAAACTTTGAAAAGCAGTGA
- a CDS encoding prepilin peptidase, whose protein sequence is MIQLCVVFVWFAACSIQDLLQRHISNVLTFGAAALALLYLLWTGHTWLGASAAEGGWALLVALVLTLPGYALNKLGAGDVKLLMALALATDRPTILGTIIGAGLCTGAWWLFTSKILPSMNQRVKIPCLAHHVPVSKKLPFAPFLLGGFTLTMALLR, encoded by the coding sequence GTGATCCAGTTATGTGTTGTGTTCGTGTGGTTTGCTGCGTGTTCCATTCAAGACCTGCTCCAGCGTCATATTTCCAATGTCCTGACCTTTGGCGCGGCGGCGCTGGCATTGCTGTATCTGCTATGGACAGGCCACACCTGGCTCGGCGCAAGCGCAGCCGAAGGTGGCTGGGCATTGCTGGTCGCGCTGGTACTGACACTGCCCGGCTATGCACTGAACAAGCTTGGAGCCGGCGACGTAAAGCTGTTGATGGCCCTGGCACTGGCAACCGATCGTCCGACAATTCTTGGCACTATCATCGGTGCAGGCCTTTGTACTGGCGCCTGGTGGCTATTTACGTCAAAAATCCTGCCGTCAATGAATCAACGAGTTAAGATCCCTTGCCTTGCCCATCACGTCCCAGTGTCAAAAAAGCTTCCATTTGCACCCTTCCTGTTGGGCGGGTTTACCCTGACAATGGCGCTCCTTCGCTAA
- a CDS encoding response regulator transcription factor, giving the protein MHTSTPLIKILVVDDQSLIVEELCEFLESSGYRCVPCHSTREAISAFIADPEIGLVLCDLHMPEMNGIELTQHLQKIAGKHRSFESILLTGRADKQDVIKALRIGIADYYQKPVDLNELLEGIQRQEAILREKHKSDQLGHLNQKLQYLAESIDDLYQDMESARRPPQSATQPSNPQDSNEGPWQQIPTIFKQLSPRQLDVAKLVSKGQTNYQIACDLGITENTVKLYVSQVLRLTHMNNRTQLALALSPNAPAQHRQSAH; this is encoded by the coding sequence GTGCATACATCTACCCCCCTGATAAAAATTCTCGTAGTCGACGACCAGTCGTTGATTGTCGAAGAACTGTGCGAATTTCTTGAAAGCAGTGGCTACCGTTGTGTGCCCTGCCATTCAACACGCGAAGCCATCAGTGCTTTCATCGCCGATCCAGAGATTGGCCTGGTGCTGTGCGACCTGCACATGCCCGAGATGAACGGCATCGAACTGACCCAGCACTTGCAAAAAATCGCCGGCAAGCACCGCTCCTTTGAAAGCATTTTGTTGACCGGTCGAGCAGACAAGCAGGATGTGATCAAGGCCCTGCGCATCGGCATTGCCGATTACTATCAAAAACCGGTCGACCTCAATGAACTGCTTGAGGGCATCCAGCGCCAGGAAGCCATCTTGCGCGAAAAGCACAAGAGCGATCAGTTGGGCCACCTGAACCAAAAACTTCAGTATCTGGCCGAATCCATTGACGACCTGTATCAGGACATGGAGTCCGCTAGACGCCCCCCTCAGTCGGCCACTCAACCTTCAAACCCGCAGGACTCAAACGAGGGCCCCTGGCAGCAGATCCCGACGATTTTCAAACAGCTGTCGCCCCGTCAACTGGACGTTGCCAAGCTGGTGAGCAAAGGCCAGACCAACTATCAGATCGCCTGCGATCTGGGCATAACCGAAAACACGGTAAAGCTTTACGTGTCCCAGGTTCTGCGCCTGACCCACATGAACAACCGCACTCAACTGGCCCTCGCGCTGTCCCCTAACGCCCCCGCACAACATCGCCAGAGTGCGCATTAA
- a CDS encoding DUF3613 domain-containing protein: protein MTFSIRVGVLLALIPLGAVAIEPGPTPKNQQETENWLQLQVSGSVQSPIRQTATSAERELSLQRWLDSYKHEIPEYYKQDEGGRAKQN, encoded by the coding sequence ATGACTTTTTCTATTCGTGTGGGGGTGTTGCTGGCCCTGATCCCGCTGGGTGCGGTGGCCATCGAGCCCGGTCCCACGCCAAAAAACCAGCAGGAAACCGAAAACTGGCTGCAGCTTCAGGTCAGTGGCAGTGTGCAGTCGCCGATACGCCAAACGGCTACCTCGGCCGAGCGTGAGCTCAGCCTGCAGCGCTGGCTGGACAGCTACAAGCATGAGATCCCTGAGTACTACAAACAGGATGAGGGCGGCAGGGCCAAGCAGAACTGA
- a CDS encoding tetratricopeptide repeat protein yields MKAVIVLCGLLMLGGCATGGQSNPPWMAMGGSCTKLSADQELSLNLADDMAKEGKLHASLANLQNLPERSAQVQLRKARIYRQLGRSEAEPLFQGLLGSCLAAEGEHGLGQLAAGRGDNALATAHLERAAKLAPTDAKIRNDLGVVYLNQRRVDDARFEFLTALELKQDDSLAALNLVTLLIYQDQWTQAAELVTRAELTPDQVSDAQSRAQALKAQAKAASNQVAVIK; encoded by the coding sequence ATGAAAGCTGTCATCGTCTTGTGTGGGCTGCTGATGCTGGGCGGCTGTGCAACAGGAGGCCAGAGCAATCCGCCGTGGATGGCCATGGGCGGCAGTTGTACAAAATTGAGTGCTGATCAGGAGCTGTCGCTGAACCTGGCCGATGACATGGCCAAGGAGGGCAAGCTGCACGCCAGCCTGGCCAACCTGCAAAACCTGCCCGAGCGATCCGCGCAGGTGCAGCTGCGCAAGGCGCGGATCTACCGTCAGTTGGGGCGCAGTGAGGCCGAGCCATTGTTCCAGGGGCTTTTGGGGTCGTGTCTGGCGGCAGAAGGGGAGCATGGCCTCGGGCAGTTGGCCGCCGGGCGTGGCGACAACGCATTGGCGACAGCCCACCTTGAGCGTGCGGCGAAACTGGCTCCGACCGACGCCAAGATCCGCAATGACCTGGGTGTGGTCTATCTCAACCAGCGCCGTGTCGATGATGCCCGGTTCGAGTTTTTGACCGCGCTGGAACTCAAACAGGATGACTCGTTGGCGGCGCTGAACCTGGTGACTTTGCTGATTTATCAGGACCAGTGGACCCAGGCGGCCGAACTGGTCACCCGCGCCGAATTAACGCCCGATCAAGTGAGTGATGCCCAGTCCCGGGCGCAAGCGCTGAAGGCTCAAGCCAAGGCAGCCAGCAACCAGGTGGCTGTCATCAAATAA
- a CDS encoding type II secretion system F family protein gives MAYLICAVLLLGAMALLINNVVQDRLAQHRVMQRLDGDKSGPGKLSLWMRMVGNSKFGQRSITMDSETQTLLNRLGWRTASQRSLFAAFQIGTPFAFAGLVFLGHELFFPRSGNLLVVLLFSLALGYLIPKRMLAYAAKRRQQEVAVEVSTFIPLLRILFESGMAVEQALRVLSQDARELLPVLTGELRVVLSRVDSGLELSQELSKTASLLDVDEFNDTCVILQQLIQQGGGAMKSLQALKELLDDRRLTRMEEYISKMSAKMSVVMMVFLFPALMIVLAGPSFVAISRAFLS, from the coding sequence ATGGCCTATCTGATTTGTGCAGTTTTACTGCTGGGCGCCATGGCGCTGTTGATCAATAACGTGGTTCAGGACCGTTTGGCTCAGCATAGGGTGATGCAGCGCCTGGACGGTGACAAGAGCGGCCCGGGCAAGCTCAGTCTCTGGATGCGGATGGTGGGCAACAGCAAGTTTGGCCAGCGTTCGATCACGATGGACAGCGAAACCCAGACCCTGCTCAACCGCCTTGGCTGGCGTACCGCCAGTCAACGTTCGCTGTTTGCAGCGTTTCAGATTGGCACACCGTTTGCGTTTGCCGGGCTGGTGTTTTTGGGGCATGAATTGTTCTTTCCCAGGTCCGGCAACCTATTGGTTGTTTTGTTGTTCTCACTGGCGCTGGGGTATCTGATCCCCAAGCGAATGCTGGCCTACGCTGCAAAGCGGCGGCAACAAGAAGTAGCGGTAGAGGTGTCTACCTTTATCCCGTTGCTGCGCATCCTGTTTGAGTCCGGCATGGCCGTTGAACAGGCGCTACGGGTGCTGAGCCAGGATGCTCGGGAGCTGCTGCCAGTGCTTACAGGCGAGTTGCGGGTAGTGCTGTCGCGAGTTGATTCGGGGCTGGAGCTGAGTCAGGAACTGAGCAAAACCGCAAGCTTGCTGGACGTGGACGAATTCAATGACACCTGCGTGATTCTTCAACAATTGATTCAGCAGGGCGGTGGCGCGATGAAGTCATTGCAAGCACTCAAAGAGCTGCTGGATGACCGTCGCCTGACTCGCATGGAAGAGTACATCTCCAAGATGTCCGCCAAGATGTCGGTAGTGATGATGGTGTTTCTGTTCCCGGCGCTAATGATTGTCTTGGCCGGGCCGAGCTTTGTCGCTATCTCGCGAGCCTTTCTCTCTTGA